The following are encoded in a window of Bdellovibrio svalbardensis genomic DNA:
- the nagZ gene encoding beta-N-acetylhexosaminidase, whose amino-acid sequence MSINSIIGQHMFIGISGHALTKDEKQFIVENNIGGICLFGRNVADPKQVRDLCAEIQSLRFQQADKAPLFIGIDMEGGRVHRLKAPFTIWPPLRRLGELDAPTASFHFANRMGQELKAVGINLDFAPCVDIFTNSANTVIGDRSISDDPEKVARHASALVRGYIKADIITCAKHFPGHGNTIVDSHYDLPVENLDLERLESLELIPFKKTFKSRVDMVMTSHIKFPKIDPDWPVTLSEIFIKKIIREECRYRGLVITDDLGMKAMSAHFGVEEIPVRALKAGAELLLYCNEPEVPPQAVEAILGAVAQGSLDKAELEATHRKILDFKKIKISHPDPLPLEEAIKIIGSPDNLKVATAIANGVMPEGLLPE is encoded by the coding sequence ATGAGCATTAATTCAATCATTGGTCAGCACATGTTTATCGGCATCTCCGGTCATGCCCTTACCAAAGATGAAAAACAATTCATCGTAGAGAATAATATTGGCGGCATCTGTCTTTTCGGCCGCAATGTCGCAGATCCAAAACAAGTTCGCGATCTCTGCGCAGAAATTCAATCCCTCCGTTTTCAACAAGCAGATAAAGCACCGCTTTTCATTGGCATTGATATGGAGGGCGGCCGTGTTCATCGTCTTAAAGCTCCATTCACCATCTGGCCACCACTAAGACGTCTGGGCGAGCTTGATGCACCCACAGCTTCTTTCCACTTTGCAAATCGCATGGGACAAGAGCTAAAAGCGGTTGGTATCAACTTGGACTTCGCACCGTGCGTAGATATTTTTACGAATTCAGCAAACACAGTCATCGGCGATCGCTCGATCAGCGATGATCCGGAAAAAGTGGCACGCCATGCTTCAGCCTTGGTGCGTGGCTATATCAAAGCTGACATCATCACTTGTGCAAAGCACTTCCCTGGTCATGGCAACACGATCGTAGACAGTCATTATGATTTACCAGTTGAGAATTTGGATCTGGAGCGTCTTGAAAGCCTTGAACTAATCCCTTTCAAAAAAACTTTCAAATCCCGCGTCGACATGGTCATGACTTCGCATATTAAATTCCCGAAGATTGACCCTGATTGGCCGGTAACTTTATCAGAGATCTTCATCAAAAAGATTATCAGAGAAGAATGCCGCTATCGCGGCCTTGTCATCACAGATGATTTAGGAATGAAGGCAATGTCAGCTCACTTTGGCGTCGAGGAAATCCCGGTGCGTGCGCTCAAAGCCGGTGCAGAGCTACTTTTGTACTGCAATGAACCGGAAGTTCCACCTCAAGCTGTTGAAGCGATTTTGGGAGCCGTTGCACAGGGCTCATTAGATAAAGCAGAACTCGAAGCGACTCACCGAAAGATTCTTGATTTCAAAAAAATCAAAATCTCACATCCTGATCCCCTTCCTCTTGAGGAAGCGATCAAAATTATTGGCAGCCCCGATAATTTGAAGGTGGCGACCGCCATTGCCAACGGTGTGATGCCAGAAGGACTTCTACCGGAGTAA
- a CDS encoding methyl-accepting chemotaxis protein, producing the protein MLKLNLRLKLLILNISIAMVAVLVAAMAYWGGHQTQEKYESVARGVLDDVIAVDQTFLDFRETRIGLRSLGIEGVTAQQGAAAKKQAVDAVASVDAQLAKLNRSDLSPNQKKLVDEVSTSWASFKKTGVEIFALYDSGTPQDRTRLIGIFFKECPEAATEFLGRIEKLRNFLAEEQKVWVAEARATADFNNRLLAIISIIGVILGLSCAVLYAAKLSKELHRVTEDLAGGSKQVAEAAGQIATTSTTLSQSSVNQAGSLQESVSTIEELTATVKLNSENAKQASVLASSTRDMALKGERDIKALIESINSVSMDSKKIAEITTVIDDIAFQTNLLALNAAVEAARAGEQGKGFAVVAEAVRNLAQRSAESAKNIASLIDASVERIGKSAQQANQSGEVLTEIVNSVKKVSDLNGEIATASEEQSNGIVQISKAMNQLDGVTQQNAAASEEAAATAEELSAQSAVLLKNVRSLDELVTGESHIEIDSSPQAMNHASSQGAKVVSFRKSSSQVAKSQFVIPFDDAEASRKVGTTKWF; encoded by the coding sequence ATGCTTAAGTTAAACTTGCGTCTGAAATTGCTTATTTTGAACATAAGTATTGCGATGGTCGCTGTCCTGGTGGCCGCCATGGCCTACTGGGGTGGTCACCAAACTCAAGAGAAGTACGAATCTGTGGCCCGAGGTGTTCTGGATGATGTTATTGCGGTCGATCAGACATTTTTGGATTTTAGAGAAACGCGCATAGGCCTTAGATCACTGGGAATTGAAGGCGTTACGGCTCAGCAGGGAGCTGCCGCCAAAAAACAAGCGGTGGATGCTGTCGCCAGCGTGGATGCTCAGTTGGCAAAACTAAATCGTTCGGATCTATCACCAAATCAAAAAAAACTTGTTGATGAGGTTAGTACATCTTGGGCTTCTTTCAAGAAGACAGGGGTTGAGATCTTTGCGCTTTATGACAGTGGGACACCTCAAGACAGAACCCGTCTTATAGGAATCTTTTTTAAAGAATGTCCGGAAGCTGCTACGGAGTTTTTAGGACGTATTGAAAAGCTCAGAAATTTTTTAGCTGAAGAGCAGAAAGTATGGGTCGCAGAGGCCCGCGCTACAGCTGACTTCAACAATCGGCTGCTTGCAATTATATCGATTATTGGAGTTATCTTAGGATTGTCATGTGCGGTGTTGTACGCTGCTAAGTTATCTAAAGAACTTCATCGTGTGACAGAAGATTTAGCCGGAGGATCAAAACAGGTCGCGGAAGCTGCAGGTCAGATTGCCACCACATCGACGACTCTATCTCAATCTTCAGTGAATCAAGCTGGCTCATTGCAAGAGTCTGTATCAACCATTGAAGAGCTGACGGCGACAGTAAAGTTGAATTCAGAGAACGCAAAGCAAGCTTCTGTTTTGGCGAGCTCGACACGCGATATGGCTTTGAAAGGCGAGCGAGATATCAAGGCACTTATTGAATCCATCAATAGTGTTTCTATGGATTCCAAGAAAATTGCTGAGATCACCACGGTGATTGACGATATCGCCTTTCAGACAAATTTGTTGGCATTGAATGCGGCTGTTGAAGCTGCTCGGGCCGGAGAGCAAGGGAAAGGCTTTGCGGTAGTTGCTGAAGCGGTAAGAAATTTAGCCCAGAGAAGTGCAGAGTCAGCAAAGAATATTGCTTCTTTGATTGATGCCAGCGTAGAGCGCATTGGAAAGAGCGCCCAGCAGGCAAATCAAAGCGGTGAAGTGCTTACAGAGATTGTTAATTCAGTGAAGAAAGTTTCCGACCTCAATGGAGAGATTGCAACGGCAAGTGAAGAGCAATCAAATGGCATTGTTCAAATCAGCAAGGCCATGAATCAATTAGACGGCGTCACACAACAAAATGCAGCTGCATCTGAAGAAGCGGCCGCAACAGCAGAAGAACTTTCAGCGCAATCAGCGGTGTTGTTGAAAAACGTGCGTTCGCTGGATGAATTGGTTACAGGGGAAAGTCATATTGAGATTGATTCATCACCGCAGGCAATGAATCACGCATCTTCCCAGGGTGCGAAGGTCGTTAGTTTTAGAAAGAGCTCTTCTCAGGTAGCTAAATCTCAGTTCGTAATTCCTTTTGACGATGCTGAGGCTTCTCGCAAAGTGGGTACGACAAAGTGGTTTTAA
- the galU gene encoding UTP--glucose-1-phosphate uridylyltransferase GalU: protein MSKVKKAIIPAAGLGTRFLPATKTVPKEMLTIVDAPIILYVVEEAVKAGIEDIVLIAGRGKHAIEDFFDTSYELEDKLAKDGKEKLLERVTKIRDKANIISIRQKQAMGLGHAVLCGLPIIGKEPFAVLLGDEITMEANGEDSVTSQLVKSFEQTNVSTISVMKVGEKDVSKYGIAEVEEQRSGFFKVTSLIEKPKPEQTSSRWALPGRYVFDNAIMDILQNAKPTLNGEIQLTDSMKLLCQVKGLNAMTFTADRYDAGDKLGYLQANIELALKNPELNKDLKAYIQELVKRF from the coding sequence ATGTCAAAAGTAAAAAAAGCCATTATTCCAGCAGCAGGTCTAGGGACTCGATTCCTTCCGGCCACAAAAACAGTTCCTAAGGAGATGCTCACAATCGTGGACGCTCCCATCATTCTCTATGTGGTCGAAGAAGCCGTGAAGGCCGGGATCGAAGACATCGTCCTGATCGCAGGGCGTGGAAAGCATGCCATTGAAGACTTCTTTGATACTTCGTACGAGCTTGAAGACAAGTTGGCCAAAGACGGCAAAGAAAAACTTCTTGAGCGAGTCACCAAGATTCGCGACAAAGCAAACATCATCAGTATTCGCCAAAAACAAGCGATGGGCTTAGGCCATGCCGTCCTTTGTGGACTTCCTATTATCGGCAAAGAACCTTTCGCCGTGCTTTTGGGCGACGAAATCACTATGGAAGCAAACGGCGAAGACAGCGTAACGTCACAACTTGTAAAATCATTTGAGCAAACAAATGTTTCTACGATCTCAGTTATGAAGGTTGGTGAAAAAGATGTTTCAAAGTACGGTATCGCCGAAGTTGAAGAGCAAAGATCCGGATTTTTCAAAGTCACTTCTTTGATTGAAAAACCAAAGCCTGAGCAAACTTCCAGTCGTTGGGCTCTGCCTGGTCGTTATGTATTTGATAATGCGATTATGGATATCCTGCAAAATGCCAAGCCAACATTGAACGGAGAAATTCAGCTGACCGACAGCATGAAGCTTCTTTGCCAGGTTAAGGGTTTGAATGCGATGACTTTCACGGCAGACCGCTATGATGCCGGCGATAAGTTGGGATACCTTCAAGCGAATATTGAACTTGCATTGAAAAATCCCGAGCTTAATAAAGATTTAAAAGCTTATATTCAGGAACTCGTTAAACGTTTCTAA
- a CDS encoding energy transducer TonB encodes MGFDLKSGEENHENQLSLFEMPSMNFSEEKQANQQAINTPKASADHPINQGSSAMDYHTWRMAHTEPEQSKTSRYMTMSMAIHAAAILAIAMMSVPLVEEVKTETITIELEDTPAPRLQARGAKVTPTQGGTPVIAESKPTPSTPAPAPAAAAKDVGGPGDVIVASKHAKATKMAKATKANKAASPKAQIAGAKAARSIAPKTNFKAVPMTIDDIEAPELDQGDFAKANVRSDLNEDFNEDFANIDRSHKQALASEKSKMDAMASALAAEQDDELKSIDDQNKEDAARFAALQQSMRKNNAKAIASAIASERANAAALAAHEAAARENAARAAAAANARKAGLGGGGNGRGQEQGAGAGNNGSNAAGTQVAGSPTGVRSLDQLRQMPGNPRPQYDREERRRGDAGQLTYVAYVTKEGYVTRFQLRKSTGFQNLDMKTLNALKKWRFYPGQEGWVELPFRWDLKGGMQEDGGRLRTAVSQR; translated from the coding sequence ATGGGTTTTGATCTAAAGAGTGGTGAAGAAAACCACGAAAATCAGCTAAGTCTGTTTGAAATGCCTTCGATGAATTTCAGCGAAGAAAAGCAAGCCAACCAGCAGGCTATCAACACCCCAAAGGCTTCCGCGGACCATCCCATCAACCAAGGTTCCTCGGCAATGGATTATCATACTTGGAGAATGGCCCACACCGAACCCGAACAAAGCAAGACTTCTCGCTATATGACGATGTCGATGGCCATCCATGCGGCTGCGATTTTAGCGATTGCTATGATGAGCGTGCCATTGGTGGAAGAAGTTAAAACCGAAACAATCACTATTGAACTTGAAGATACACCTGCTCCTCGCCTCCAAGCTCGCGGCGCCAAAGTGACTCCCACGCAAGGAGGCACTCCTGTTATTGCTGAGTCAAAACCCACTCCTTCCACTCCCGCTCCAGCACCGGCGGCTGCAGCGAAAGATGTTGGTGGCCCGGGTGATGTAATCGTCGCCTCGAAGCATGCTAAGGCGACAAAAATGGCGAAGGCGACTAAAGCGAACAAAGCTGCTTCACCGAAAGCTCAAATCGCGGGAGCAAAAGCCGCTCGCAGTATCGCACCTAAGACCAACTTCAAAGCAGTTCCCATGACGATTGATGATATCGAAGCTCCAGAACTTGATCAGGGTGACTTTGCAAAAGCAAACGTTCGCTCTGACTTAAATGAAGATTTCAATGAGGACTTCGCAAATATTGATAGATCTCACAAACAAGCTCTTGCCAGTGAGAAATCGAAGATGGATGCGATGGCCTCTGCTTTAGCGGCCGAGCAAGATGATGAATTGAAATCTATTGATGATCAAAATAAGGAAGATGCGGCACGCTTCGCCGCTCTTCAACAATCGATGCGTAAGAACAACGCCAAAGCAATTGCTTCAGCGATTGCTTCTGAGCGCGCAAACGCTGCAGCCCTGGCCGCTCACGAGGCGGCAGCTCGTGAAAATGCAGCTCGTGCAGCCGCAGCAGCTAATGCTAGAAAAGCGGGACTTGGCGGCGGCGGCAATGGTCGCGGGCAAGAACAAGGTGCTGGAGCTGGCAATAACGGTTCAAATGCAGCGGGAACTCAAGTGGCAGGATCACCAACTGGAGTCCGCAGTCTTGATCAACTTCGCCAAATGCCTGGCAATCCACGTCCACAATATGATCGCGAAGAACGTCGTCGCGGTGATGCTGGTCAACTGACTTATGTGGCGTATGTGACTAAAGAAGGCTACGTGACAAGATTCCAGTTGAGAAAATCAACAGGCTTCCAGAATTTAGACATGAAAACTTTGAACGCCCTGAAGAAATGGCGTTTTTACCCAGGCCAAGAAGGTTGGGTTGAACTTCCATTCCGTTGGGACCTTAAAGGTGGAATGCAGGAAGATGGCGGTCGTTTAAGAACGGCCGTGAGCCAGCGATAG
- the priA gene encoding replication restart helicase PriA, whose translation MTDPTPTKSEGSQSLWKVAVDAPLPEALTYSYAEPLQRGQLVNVPLGKRKVKGLVLGPAAPTATASEFKIKSIDSIDEEYRPLPAPFVNWLEWLGNYYLHPVGQVVQSAFPPLRKTEKQRASKRAPVIPQLDADTELNLTDEQRTCFESISKYSGFSTHLLFGVTGSGKTEVYLRLLDKVLKEGKRGLVLVPEISLTPQLVQRFARRFGDKIAAMHSQLTEREKTNQWWDMVDGKKSILIGARSALFCPIEDLGLIIVDEEHEPSFKQDEKLKYNGRDAAVMMGKMMNCPVVLGSATPSLETWKNAQEGKYHLHTLKNRVAGRALPTIEVIDLRQQKADDDQQKLIIEKYSHLPFWLSPALFEKMNEVLDQGDQAALFLNRRGVAQMVVCPACGHTRECPNCDISLTLHAGSHLICHYCDYHENMKARCPDCKEGEMEAIGLGTELLEKDLSRLFPGKRIARADRDEIQSRADLEDLISDMETGAIDILVGTQMIAKGLDFPKLKLVGLVLADVGFNLPDFRATERSFQLITQMSGRSGRHVKEGESPGYVIIQTFNTEHESITFARNHDYEGFANNELSIRGALNYPPVGRLVGFRIQGPHLGKVEEAARLLARRAQSLKTQFPQYSSMEVLGPAEAPLSKLRGQFRYHLLLKTSQNNVANPFSRQLLGDQEWVPSGVKILVDIDPMNLL comes from the coding sequence ATGACCGACCCTACTCCGACGAAGTCGGAGGGTAGCCAGTCTCTTTGGAAAGTCGCCGTAGATGCCCCCCTTCCGGAGGCTCTAACGTATAGTTATGCAGAACCTTTGCAGCGCGGTCAGCTTGTCAACGTTCCACTTGGAAAAAGAAAAGTGAAGGGTCTTGTATTAGGCCCCGCTGCACCCACGGCAACTGCCTCTGAATTTAAAATCAAAAGCATTGATTCCATCGATGAAGAGTATCGCCCGCTTCCCGCTCCATTTGTAAATTGGCTGGAATGGTTGGGGAATTACTATCTTCATCCCGTAGGTCAGGTTGTTCAATCGGCCTTTCCGCCACTGCGAAAAACTGAAAAGCAACGCGCCAGCAAACGCGCTCCGGTGATTCCACAACTGGACGCCGACACCGAGTTAAACCTCACCGACGAGCAACGTACCTGCTTCGAAAGCATCTCGAAATATTCGGGCTTTTCAACTCATCTTCTGTTCGGTGTTACCGGATCGGGTAAAACCGAAGTTTATCTGCGTCTGCTGGATAAGGTTCTAAAAGAGGGTAAGCGCGGTTTAGTTCTGGTCCCAGAGATATCCCTCACCCCACAGCTCGTGCAGCGTTTCGCCCGCAGGTTCGGCGATAAAATTGCAGCCATGCATTCTCAGCTTACTGAGCGCGAGAAAACCAATCAGTGGTGGGACATGGTCGATGGGAAAAAATCTATTCTTATCGGCGCCCGCTCTGCACTGTTTTGTCCCATCGAAGATTTAGGGCTGATCATTGTCGATGAGGAACACGAGCCGAGCTTCAAGCAAGATGAAAAATTAAAATACAATGGCCGGGATGCCGCTGTTATGATGGGTAAGATGATGAATTGCCCCGTCGTTCTTGGCTCGGCAACGCCCAGTTTGGAAACCTGGAAAAACGCCCAAGAGGGAAAATATCATCTTCATACTCTGAAAAATCGCGTCGCGGGTCGCGCCCTTCCCACTATCGAAGTGATTGATCTGCGCCAGCAGAAAGCGGACGATGACCAGCAAAAATTGATCATCGAAAAATACTCTCACCTGCCTTTTTGGCTAAGCCCTGCCCTGTTTGAAAAAATGAACGAAGTGCTCGATCAAGGTGATCAAGCGGCTTTGTTCCTCAATCGCCGGGGCGTGGCGCAGATGGTGGTGTGCCCTGCTTGCGGACACACTCGGGAATGTCCGAACTGTGATATCTCGCTGACCTTGCATGCCGGCTCTCACTTGATCTGCCACTATTGCGACTATCACGAAAACATGAAGGCGCGTTGTCCTGACTGCAAAGAGGGCGAGATGGAAGCCATCGGCCTTGGTACCGAACTTTTGGAAAAAGATCTTTCACGCCTTTTCCCTGGAAAAAGAATTGCTCGCGCCGATCGTGATGAAATTCAAAGCAGAGCGGATTTGGAAGATCTCATTTCTGACATGGAGACCGGCGCGATTGATATTTTGGTCGGCACACAGATGATTGCCAAGGGCTTGGATTTTCCCAAGCTGAAGCTTGTCGGCCTTGTACTGGCAGACGTTGGCTTCAATCTTCCTGATTTCCGCGCCACTGAACGAAGCTTTCAGTTGATCACACAAATGAGTGGTCGGAGTGGACGTCACGTTAAAGAGGGCGAAAGTCCGGGCTATGTGATCATTCAGACCTTCAATACGGAACACGAAAGTATCACTTTCGCACGCAATCACGATTATGAAGGCTTCGCAAATAACGAACTCAGTATCCGAGGAGCCCTCAATTATCCGCCAGTCGGCCGCCTTGTTGGGTTCAGAATTCAAGGTCCCCATCTTGGAAAAGTTGAAGAGGCAGCAAGACTTTTAGCCAGAAGAGCCCAGAGTTTGAAGACTCAATTCCCTCAGTATTCGTCTATGGAAGTTTTGGGGCCTGCCGAGGCTCCACTTTCAAAATTGCGCGGACAATTTCGCTATCATCTTCTTTTGAAGACAAGTCAGAATAACGTCGCCAATCCATTTTCGAGACAGCTTCTGGGTGACCAAGAGTGGGTACCTTCCGGGGTGAAGATCTTGGTCGACATTGATCCAATGAATTTGCTTTAA
- a CDS encoding CFI-box-CTERM domain-containing protein, with product MVQCPRCGIQVTELHPLAPDLVSKLQAAGESNLPPQVCAGCISDLQRTAATSSGGVLMAQERAREQHRLQLWKSRVQLIKKARMCMGSKLYSEAAISYEKYLKILDIVFEVKKGDRLRPEAFKESARTTELTVVASVYWDLMRIYDTHDKYQDRMMNAAKQLAMFIQFTPIYPDIIKKAESFTRTAKNPNIVKQFLKMSDKERPRCFIATSAFGPQALEVQELRVFRDFTLKNSLVGRRFILAYYKISPRIACLLDKHSWLKPAVRAVLRLLIKCVS from the coding sequence ATGGTTCAATGCCCGCGCTGCGGAATACAAGTTACTGAGCTTCACCCTCTGGCACCTGATTTGGTTTCCAAACTTCAGGCGGCGGGCGAAAGCAATTTACCACCACAAGTGTGTGCTGGTTGTATTTCCGATCTTCAACGAACTGCTGCAACAAGCAGCGGTGGCGTATTGATGGCGCAGGAACGCGCTCGTGAGCAGCATCGTTTACAACTATGGAAAAGCCGTGTTCAGTTGATTAAAAAAGCCCGCATGTGCATGGGCTCAAAGCTTTACTCTGAAGCAGCGATTTCCTATGAAAAATATCTAAAAATTTTGGACATCGTTTTTGAAGTAAAAAAAGGTGATCGTCTTCGCCCCGAAGCTTTCAAAGAAAGTGCGCGGACGACGGAGCTGACTGTGGTCGCGTCAGTCTACTGGGATCTCATGCGCATCTATGATACTCACGATAAGTACCAGGATCGGATGATGAACGCGGCAAAACAACTGGCGATGTTCATTCAGTTCACCCCTATTTATCCTGATATTATAAAAAAGGCTGAATCATTCACGCGAACGGCTAAAAACCCAAATATCGTAAAACAGTTCTTAAAAATGTCGGACAAAGAACGCCCTCGTTGCTTCATTGCAACCTCTGCGTTTGGCCCTCAGGCACTTGAAGTTCAAGAACTGCGCGTTTTCCGAGATTTTACTCTGAAAAATTCTTTAGTCGGTCGCCGCTTCATTCTTGCTTACTACAAGATCTCTCCTCGCATTGCTTGCTTACTGGATAAGCACTCTTGGCTCAAACCCGCAGTGCGCGCCGTTCTCCGTCTTTTGATTAAATGCGTTAGCTAA
- a CDS encoding PorV/PorQ family protein gives MLRPLSLLKLPVLFLVYLSVNTASAQVYKSSASTATGGTGRAAIEPGDVLLLNPATLPHLKGRFLVGSFAKDDLVASLSDNTEESALPAGFSFVQKKSDTSFGELKQQDLAVTLAEFIVNKWSVGLTIHYLEQKIPNASYTQTNADLGFMYTPKANIGLGLVVYNAFGEKDTVPKEFREKTSVVGGVNYIYRDSMRFRFDASSESFFGVGLETYLNKFLITRFGYSDDTDDKRQLLSAGFGFNGPRFQINYAYQGNTQKSGDYRHSVDLVIPF, from the coding sequence ATGCTCCGTCCTTTGAGCTTATTAAAACTTCCTGTTTTATTTCTTGTTTATCTTAGCGTGAACACAGCCTCTGCCCAAGTTTATAAGTCCTCAGCGTCGACTGCGACCGGTGGAACTGGACGTGCGGCCATAGAGCCGGGCGATGTTCTTTTGTTAAATCCCGCGACGTTGCCACATCTCAAGGGACGTTTTCTTGTGGGTTCATTTGCGAAGGACGACCTTGTTGCCAGCTTGAGTGACAATACTGAAGAAAGCGCTTTGCCCGCGGGCTTTTCATTCGTGCAAAAAAAATCGGACACATCCTTTGGTGAATTAAAGCAGCAAGATCTGGCTGTGACTTTGGCAGAATTCATCGTCAACAAATGGTCGGTCGGATTGACGATTCACTATTTGGAACAAAAAATTCCTAACGCTTCTTACACGCAAACGAACGCTGACTTGGGATTTATGTACACGCCAAAGGCGAATATTGGCTTGGGTTTGGTCGTTTATAATGCGTTCGGAGAGAAAGACACCGTTCCCAAAGAGTTTCGTGAAAAAACCTCAGTCGTCGGTGGGGTGAACTATATTTACCGAGATTCGATGCGATTCCGCTTCGATGCGAGCTCCGAGTCGTTTTTTGGGGTCGGTTTGGAGACTTATTTGAATAAATTCCTTATTACCCGCTTTGGTTACTCGGATGATACGGACGATAAAAGACAGCTTTTGAGCGCCGGATTCGGTTTTAATGGACCTAGGTTCCAAATCAACTACGCCTACCAGGGAAATACGCAAAAGTCGGGGGATTACAGGCATTCGGTTGACTTGGTGATTCCGTTTTGA
- a CDS encoding M23 family metallopeptidase, giving the protein MMIHLARIVCAIVVACTYYPSVQAAANNFTAKPIRSGDTLISILMKNGFSAREREIVLGSSAKLRSLFLTLDTKYLVRKEKGETELRMYDSQTRAAFKILKANGKVTATPYSPNYKVTLERIEGRIHGSILGSVLAKVDSNFVASRFTDAYVFDIRTAKHLKRGARYWFTVQKKYEGGHFITYGEIMQTSLEIDGRDVHKRFVRNSDGGVFFNSDDLLEKRPLYAPVNYLKIASTFQPNRLHPITGRRQPHLGVDFELPVGEAVLAARKGVVVRYGNNHAAGNYIVLLHSNGMETAYDHLYKIDRKIRQGLKVAAGDKIAEVGCTGYCTRAHLHFAVKNKGRMVDPLNYIKSYPYHMQEQLAARVARN; this is encoded by the coding sequence ATGATGATTCACCTCGCACGAATTGTGTGTGCCATTGTTGTTGCATGCACATACTACCCATCGGTCCAGGCCGCCGCCAACAACTTTACTGCAAAACCCATCCGTTCCGGTGACACGCTGATTTCAATCCTGATGAAAAACGGCTTTTCCGCTCGCGAGCGCGAGATTGTTTTGGGTAGCAGCGCCAAACTTCGCAGCCTGTTCCTCACTTTGGATACTAAATATCTGGTGCGCAAAGAAAAAGGCGAAACGGAGCTTCGCATGTATGACTCCCAAACCCGGGCGGCCTTCAAGATTTTGAAAGCCAATGGCAAAGTCACTGCGACGCCCTACTCCCCTAATTACAAGGTCACCTTGGAGCGCATTGAAGGGCGTATTCATGGATCTATTCTGGGAAGTGTTCTTGCCAAAGTGGACAGCAATTTTGTAGCGAGCCGTTTCACCGATGCTTATGTTTTTGATATCCGCACGGCCAAGCATCTAAAGCGCGGCGCTCGTTATTGGTTCACGGTACAAAAGAAATATGAGGGCGGACACTTCATTACTTACGGTGAAATCATGCAGACCTCCCTGGAGATTGATGGCCGGGATGTGCATAAGCGCTTCGTGCGCAATAGTGATGGCGGGGTCTTCTTCAACAGCGATGATCTTCTGGAAAAACGCCCACTCTATGCTCCTGTCAATTACCTAAAAATTGCGAGCACCTTCCAACCGAATCGTCTGCACCCGATCACGGGCAGACGCCAGCCTCATTTGGGTGTGGATTTCGAGCTGCCCGTGGGTGAAGCCGTCTTGGCTGCCAGAAAAGGTGTGGTCGTCAGATACGGTAACAACCATGCCGCTGGAAACTATATTGTCCTGCTTCATTCCAACGGAATGGAAACGGCTTACGATCATCTCTACAAAATTGATAGAAAAATTCGCCAAGGCTTGAAGGTTGCGGCGGGAGATAAAATTGCCGAAGTGGGATGCACGGGTTATTGCACCAGAGCCCATTTACATTTTGCGGTAAAAAATAAGGGCCGAATGGTCGACCCTTTAAATTACATCAAATCTTATCCGTATCATATGCAGGAACAACTTGCAGCGCGCGTTGCCAGAAACTAG